From the Manihot esculenta cultivar AM560-2 chromosome 3, M.esculenta_v8, whole genome shotgun sequence genome, one window contains:
- the LOC110611887 gene encoding 1,2-dihydroxy-3-keto-5-methylthiopentene dioxygenase 1 → MAIDAWFMDESSEDQRLPHHRNPQEFVSLDHLAELGVLYWHLNPEDYENDEELKMIRDARGYNYMDLLDLCPEKVANYEEKLKNFYTEHIHADEEIRYCLQGSGYFDVRDKEDRWIRIWIKAGDLIVLPAGIYHRFTLDTSNYIKLMRLFVGEPVWTPFNRPQEDHPARKDYVKSLNEKVGVAVEAH, encoded by the exons ATGGCTATCGAC GCATGGTTCATGGACGAAAGCAGCGAAGACCAAAGGCTCCCACATCACCGCAACCCACAAGAGTTCGTTTCCCTGGATCACTTGGCTG AATTGGGAGTGCTATACTGGCACCTGAATCCAGAGGACTATGAGAACGAtgaagaattgaagatgatcagGGACGCCAGGGGATATAATTACATG GACTTGCTTGATTTATGCCCAGAGAAAGTTGCTAACTATGAAGAGAAGCTCAAGAACTTCTATACAGAGCACATACATGCTGATGAGGAGATACGTTACTGCTTACAGGGGAGTGGATATTTTGATGTTCGAGATAAGGAAGATCGTTGGATTCGAATTTGGATCAAGGCAGGTGATCTCATTGTTCTGCCAGCAGGAATCTACCACCGTTTCACTCTTGACACTAGTAACTACATTAAG TTGATGAGGTTATTTGTGGGAGAGCCAGTTTGGACACCGTTTAACCGCCCACAGGAAGATCATCCTGCAAGGAAGGACTACGTAAAGAGTTTGAATGAGAAGGTTGGAGTAGCAGTTGAAGCTCATTAA